From a single Nostoc sp. MS1 genomic region:
- a CDS encoding GNAT family N-acetyltransferase: MQINFKSVENNDIEILLSFMQKLYAVDSSILFNIVFAHQAIIQLLSDESMGRIWLIQSQNQGIGYVTLTLGYSLEYGGRDAFIDEIYIEPAFQGKGIGKQTISFLEEICISLNVGALHLEVERENTSAQGFYRQVGFTEHNRYLMTKDLSRSA; encoded by the coding sequence GTGCAAATTAATTTTAAATCTGTAGAAAATAATGACATTGAGATACTTCTGAGCTTCATGCAAAAACTATATGCAGTAGATAGTAGTATCCTATTCAATATTGTTTTTGCTCATCAAGCGATAATTCAACTGTTGAGTGATGAGTCAATGGGACGAATCTGGTTGATTCAATCTCAAAATCAAGGTATTGGTTATGTCACTCTCACACTAGGCTATAGCTTAGAATATGGAGGGCGTGATGCTTTCATTGATGAAATTTATATTGAGCCAGCTTTCCAAGGTAAGGGCATAGGCAAGCAAACAATCAGCTTTTTAGAGGAGATTTGTATCTCTCTCAATGTTGGAGCATTACATCTAGAAGTAGAAAGGGAAAATACTTCTGCTCAAGGCTTTTACCGTCAAGTTGGATTTACAGAGCATAACCGTTATCTGATGACAAAAGATTTAAGTAGGTCGGCGTAA
- a CDS encoding response regulator transcription factor, whose amino-acid sequence MAAHILLVEDEVKLARFVELELSSEGYKVSVAHDGMTGLTLARESDLDLAILDWMLPGLTGLELCRRLRATGNKVPVILLTAKDEVSDRVAGLDAGADDYVVKPFSIEELLARIRAHLRRTQETDDDLLQFEDLSLNRRTREVFRGKRAIDLTAKEFDLLEYLLSHPRQVFTRDQILEKVWGYDFMGDSNIIEVYVRYLRLKLEENNEKRLVHTVRGVGYALRE is encoded by the coding sequence ATGGCTGCACATATTCTACTTGTGGAAGATGAAGTTAAACTAGCGCGATTTGTGGAATTAGAACTGAGTAGCGAAGGCTACAAAGTGAGTGTAGCCCATGATGGTATGACAGGTTTGACCCTAGCGAGGGAATCAGACCTAGATTTAGCTATTTTAGATTGGATGTTGCCTGGATTAACAGGTTTAGAACTTTGTCGCCGCTTACGGGCTACAGGAAACAAAGTACCAGTAATATTGCTGACAGCCAAAGATGAAGTGAGCGATCGCGTGGCAGGATTAGATGCAGGAGCCGACGATTATGTAGTTAAGCCTTTCAGCATCGAAGAACTATTAGCCAGAATCCGCGCCCATCTACGGCGTACTCAAGAAACAGATGATGATTTATTGCAGTTTGAAGATTTAAGTTTAAACCGCCGCACCCGTGAAGTATTTCGCGGTAAACGTGCCATAGATTTAACAGCAAAAGAGTTTGACTTGTTAGAATATCTACTTTCCCATCCCCGGCAAGTTTTTACTAGAGACCAAATTTTAGAAAAAGTTTGGGGTTACGATTTTATGGGTGATTCTAATATTATTGAGGTTTATGTGCGTTATTTACGGCTCAAGTTGGAAGAAAATAACGAAAAGCGTTTAGTGCATACAGTGCGTGGTGTCGGTTACGCACTACGGGAGTGA